In the genome of Hydrogenophaga sp. PBL-H3, the window AGCACCAGCTGGCGCACGTGGGGCAGGCGTGCGGGGATCACGCGGCCATAGATGCGGCGGCATTCTTCGGCGTGCCACTCTGCGTGTTCGGCACAGGTGGTCACCTCCAGCAGCGCCTCGCTCAGCGGCTTGCCCTGGTCGAGAGTGATCTGGCGGGCGATCTGCGGTGCGCGTTCGCGCGTGAGCTCGGCCACGCGGCGCAGCACCTTCGAGCGCTCGAGCGGCGAACTCTTGCGCCAGCTCTCGAAGGCGCGTTGCGCCGCGTTCAGTGCGCGGTCAAGGTCGTCGCGGCGCGCGTGCGGCAGCGAGCCGATCACCTCGCCGTTGGCGGGGTTGATGATGTCCTGGTGTTGGCGGTCGCCGCCTTCGATGAATTCGCCATCGATGTAGAGGAAAGGCTTGCCGTATGCGGTGTCGGTCATGGTGAGTCAACCGATCAGATGAATACCGAGCCACCGTCGACGGCGATGGTCTGGCCGGTGATGAAGCCCGCGCCGTCGCTGGCTAGGAAGAGCAGGGCGCCCACCAGGTCTTCAGGCACCTGGTCGCGCTGCAGCGAGCGGCTGGTCTTGCGCACCACGTCGCCCATCTTGCTGTGCAGGTCGTTGTCGAGCACACCGTCGCTCAGCGTGAAGCCCGGGGCAATGGCGTTGACGGTGATGTCGTCCTTGCCGAGTTCGCGGGCTAGCGAGCGCGTGAACGCGATCACCGCGCCCTTGCTGGCCACGTAGTGCAGCATGTTGGGCGTGCCCTTGATCGGCGTGGTGGACGCGATGTTCACGATGCGGCCGAACCCGTTCTTGCGCATTTCGGGCACGACCGCTTTGGCGCACACGAAAGGCCCCAGGGTGTTGACCTCCATCACCCGCATCCACTCGGCGTCGCTGATCTGGTCGAACGGTTTGAGCGTGAGCGTGGTGAACAGGCCGGCGTTGTTCACCAGCACGTCGAGCCGGCCGAACGCCTTCACGGCCTGTTCGACCATGCCCGCCACGTCGGCGGGCTTGACCACATCGGTCTGCGTGCCGATGGCCTTCAGGCCCTGGGCACTGAGGCGTTCGGCCGCTTCGACGGCACCGCGCAGGTCGGCGATGACGACCTGGTGGCCCGCGCGCGCGAGGGCTTCGGAGAAGGCGAAACCGATGCCGCTGGCGCCGCCAGTGACCGCGATGACCCGGGATGCTGCTGTCATGTGTTGTCTCTTTCTGTGGGAAGGTGTGGATGTCGAATGGGACTGAGGGAGCTCAGGTCGGTGCTAGCACCGGCGCGAGGGCCGTGCGCGCGCGCATGTGGGCGGCAGGGTCGTTGAGGGATTCGACGGCGCTGAGTTGATCGCCGCGGTAGCGCAGCACCGAAAAGCGGCCGCTGGCCGGATCGCCCTCGATGTCGCTGCGGTCGCCCGGCGCGGCCAGGCCGGCCATCTGCAGCCGGCAAGGGCCTTGCTCGCTCCAGAACCAGGGCACCTTGGCGTACGGCAGGGGTTGACCGCACAGGCGCGCGGCGATGCAGCGCGCCTGGTCAACGGCGTTCTGTACCGACTCGATGCGCACGCGGGAGCCGCCATCGGCCGCGAACGGAAAGTTCGCGCAGTCGCCGAGCGCGGAGATGGCGGCGTCGCTGGTGAGCAGCAGCTCGTCGACCTCGATGCCATTGCCCACCGCCAGCCCGGCGTCGCGCGCCAGCTGGTCGTTGGGCGTGACGCCTACCGCGATCACGATGAGGTCGGCGACGATGCGGCCACCGCCGTGCAGGCGCAGGCCGGTGGCGCGGCCGTCCTCGCCTTCGATGGCGTCGAGCTGCGTGTTCAGGTGGAATTGCGTGCCCTGGGCTTCGTGGAAGGCTTGCAGGTGTCGCGCCATGGGCTCGGAGAGGGCGCGCAGCAGGGGCCGTGCCGTGGCCTCGATCACCTGCATCGGCAGGCCCTGGCCGCGCGCCACGGCCGCGAGTTCCAAGCCAATGAAGCCGGCGCCGACCACGGCCACCGAGCGCGCGCGGGCCAGTTGCTCTCGGATGCGCCGCGCGTCCTCCAGACCGCGCAGCACGTGCACGCCGGACAACCCCGCTCCGGGCACGCACAGGGTGCGCGCGGTCGCGCCGGTGGCCAGCACCAGGTGGTCGTAGGGCAGGGTCTGGCCGCTGGAGAGGTGCACGCCACGCGCCGCGCGGTCGATGCGCGCCACGCGCGTGCCGCCGAGCACGCGGGCATCGATGCGCTGGTAGAACGGGGGCGGGCGCAGCAGCAGGCCGGTGTCGTCCACCTTGCCTTGAAGGAAGGCCTTGGACAGCGGGGGGCGCTGGTAAGGCAGGCCGGGCTCGTCGCCGACCAGGGTGATGGGATCGGCATAACCCGAATCGCGCAGCGAGGCCGCGAGCTGGAAGCCGCCCTGCCCGGTGCCGACGATGACGGTGCCGTGGGCCATCAGACCTGCCGCTCCGGGATGTGCATGATCAGTTGGTCCACGCCGGGCGCCAGCGCGAGCTGGCAGCCCAACCGGCTGTGTTCGCGGCGCTCGCCCGCGGCGCTGGCCAGCATTTCGTCCTCGACGTCGCTGATGGGCGGCAGGAAGCCGATCGAGGCCGGGTCCACGTACACGTGGCAGGTGGCGCACATGGCGGAGCCGCCGCACTCGGCGACGATGCCGGGAATGCCGTGGCCGACAGCGGTCATCATGACGGTAGCGCCGGGACTGGCGGGCACGGCTTCTCGGGAGCCGTCGGGTTGTACGTAGACGATCTGGGGCATCGTGGGTTTCTCTCTTCTAGTTCGAATGGGGCGGGATGTCAGTGCACGGCGGCCAGCAGCGGCTCGACCGTCACGGGCATGCTCTTGAGCCCGCGCACCGTGTTGTTGAAGTGCTGGACCGGTTCGCCGTCGAGGCGGATCGAGGCCACGCGGCGGGCCAGTGCGGTGAGCACGATCTCGCCTTCGAGGCGCGCCATCATCTGGCCGGCGCAGCCGTGAATGCCCGTGCCGAAGGCCATGTGGCCGGTGGCGCGGCGGGTGATGTCGAAGCGGTCGGCTTCGGGCCAGCGGCGCGGGTCGCGGTTGGCCGAGGCGATGAACACCACGATCTTCTGGCCCTGCTTCACGGTGATGCCGCCGAGTTCCACGTCCTGGGTGCTGGTGCGGTAGAAAGAGTGGAAGGTGCTGTCGTAGCGCAGTACCTCTTCGAGTGCCTGGCGCGCCAGCGAGGGGTCGTCGCGCAGCAGGGCCCATTGACCGGGGTTGCGCGCGAAGCTGGTGAAGGCGTTGCACAGGGTGAACACGGTGGTGTCCAGCCCGGCGGAGAGCAGGGTGCGAACCAGCATGCCGGCCTCGTCGTGGCCTATCTCGCCCGCGTCGGCGGCGGCGAACAGCTGGGCGCCCAGGCCGTCGGGCGTGAGCGCGTCGCGCTGGCAGACCTTGGCGATCCAGTTCACCGCTTCGCCCGAGCTGTTCATTCGGTCTTGGAAACGCTCGTTGATCGGGCCGAATCCATTGAACACCATGTCACCGTAGGGCAGCAGGTGCTCGCGCCCCTCGGCGGGCAGGCCCACCGCGTCGCCGAAGGCCTTGATGGGAAAGGCCTCGCACAGTTCTTTGGCGGCGTCGAACGAGCCGCGTTCCACGAGCTCGTCGACCATGCGCGCGGCCACGTCCTCGAAAGTGGCGCGCAGGCGTCCGATCGATGCGGGCGAGAGCACGCGCGCCACCACCTTGCGGGTGCGGCTGTGGTGGGGCGGGTCTGCTTCGAGAATGATGCTGGGCTTGCGCCAGGGCGTCTCGGTGTGGAAGTTGGTAAGGCCCACGCCCGCGCTGGAACAGAAGATGTCGGGCTGAGACAGGATGCGCTGCACTTCGTCGTGGCGTGCGACCGCAAGCACGCCGTAGCGCTCCAGCCAGGCCCAGGGGCCGAGTTCGCGCAGCTGCTCGTAGTGGGGATAGGGGTTGGCCAGCACCTCGGTGGCGTACGGGTCGAAGTCGCTGGTGGGAACGTTGTCGTAGGGGTTGGGATGGGTCATGGAATGGCTCTTCTTCGGGTGTGCTTCAGTCGGTCAGCGCGGAGGTGCGGGGCTGGGCCACCACGAACGCGTCGCAGAAGAACGCATCGGGCGGCAGGCCGCGGGTTTCGACGAAATCGCTGCGCGCCGCGCTCACCATGGCAGGCGCGCCGCAGGCGTAGACCTGGTGGCCGGCAAGACTGTCGTGGTCTTGCAGCACGGCCTGGTGCACGAAGCCGGTGCGACCGCTCCAGCCGGCCTCGGGTTCGGAGATCACGGGCACGAAGCGCAGGCCGGCCTGCTCTCCCCAGCCGCGCGCCAGGTCGAGCAGGTACAGGTCCTTCTCGGTGCGCGCGCCCCAGTAGAGTGCGATCTCGCGTGCCTGGCCCCGGCGCAGGCCGTCCTCGACCATCGACTTGATGGGTGCGAAGCCGGTGCCGCTGGCGAGCATCACGATGGGCGCGGTGCTGCCCTCGCGCAGGTGAAAGTCGCCATGCGGCAGTTCGACCCGGAGGTGGTCACCCACCTTGAGGTCGTGCGCGAGCCAATGCGAGAACGCGCCGCCTTCCAGCATGCGGATATGCAGCTCGGCGCCATCGTTCTGGTGCGGCGGGTTGGCCATGGAGAAGCTGCGGCGCTGGCCGTCGGGCAGCAGCACCTGCAGGTACTGGCCGGCCTTGAACTTCACCTTCTCGCCCGCCGGAAAACGCAGCTTGAGGCGCGCCACGTCGCTGGCCAGAAAGTCGATGCGCATGACCCTGGCGGCGAGCTGGCGGCGCGCGTTCGGATCGGTTTTCTCGATCTGGCGCGGTTCGATCTCGATGTCGGTGAGCGGGCGCGCCTGGCAGAACAGCACCTGTCCGTGCGCGATCTCGTCCGCCGTGAGCGTGTGCTCACCCGCCGCGCCGGGGTTCACCCGGCCCGAGACGACGCGGCCCTTGCAGCTCGCGCACACGCCCGAGTTGCACGAGAACGGCATCTCGTAGCCGGCCTGTCGCACTGCGTCGAGCACTGTCTGACCAGCGGCGCAGGGGATGGCGGTGGCCATCCCGGCGATGCGTATGAGGTGCGGGGTGCTCACGGCTTGCTCACAGGGGAATGGCCAGCAGCGTGTCGATGTTGTGGCTGTCGCAGACCACCACACGGCTGGCCAGGCGCAGGGTATCGCCTCCATCGATCACCAGCTCGTCGAGGTAGCGCCCGGTGGCGAAGAGGCTGGTCTCGCCGCCACGCATGATGCGCACCACCACAAACGGGGTTTCGCTGCGGCGCCCGCGCGGCGTGTCCTCCAGCAGGGAGGGCAGGCCCACCAGGTGGCGGTAACGTTGTTTCTCGTAGACGTTGGCGGTGCGCAGTGAGAGCACGCGGTCGTTGAGCATGGCGCGCGAGTCGGCGTAGATCAGGCTGGCTTCCATGCCTTGCGCATGGTTGTCGGCGGTGGTCACGCGGTAGAGGCAGTGTTCGGTGAAGAGCTGCGTCCAGGCTTCGAGCTCGTCGTTGTCGATGCAGCGCGCACAGTGCGCGTTGAGCGCCAACGCGCCCGTGGTGTCGATGGCCACGCTCATGAATCCGCCCCCATGTGGAAGCGGTAGGCCTTCCAGAAGCCGCGCACCGAGGCTTCCGTGGTGCGGCTGCTCTGCGAGCGCACGCTGTCGCCGCCCATCTCGACGATGGCTTCCTGCGCGCCAGCGGAGGCAATGCCGCGTTGCACAAAGCCGCCCACAGCGCCGTCCTCCATCGATACGAAGCCGGCCGGCCCGATCAGGTTGGACTGCTTGTGGCGCATGGTGCGCAGCTCGGGTGTGTCGTCCTGGAAGCCGAGGTACACCCAGTTCAGGGCGGTGGTCTCCAGGCCTTCGGGCAGCACCTGGCGTACCGCGATGGTGTTCTGTATCTGCGCCAGCACGAAGCCCGGAAATACCGAGAGGATCTGCAGCGTCACGCCATCGCCGAACTCGTCTATTCCTTTCAACAGCGTGGCGTCCTCGAGCTTGAAGTCGTCCTTCTCCGAACGCAGTTCCTCGGTCTTGTAGTCCTCGCCATTTTCGGCGATGGGGTCGATGGCGGAGAAGCTGATGTGGTTGCCGCCACATTCGCTCACCACCACGCCGCCCTTCTGCGAAAGGCGGTTGAGCCGGAACGTGGTGAAGAACACGTGCAGCAGGCTCGCGTGGTACGTGTCGCGCACGTTCTCCACGTAGAGCTTCCAGTTGTTGGGCAGCGTCTGCTTGAAGCGGCCGAGGATCTGCACCGGCTTGTGCAGCACGCGCGAGATGCCGCGCGCGATTTCCGGGCCGAGGTAGTCCTCCAGGTCGGGCACGTCGTCGCTCAGGCTGCCAAATACCAGGCCACAAAACACACTCGTTCTCAATTTGCGCGGACCATGACTCTTCATGCAGAAAGCAGGGTCCATGCCGCCTTCTCCGTTTACGCCGTTCTGGAACGCGATGCCCTTGAGGTTGCCCTGGCGGTCATAACGCCATGCGTGGTACACGCACTGGAAGTCACGCGCGGTGCCGCCGTCGTCCAGGACGATCAGTGCGCCGCGGTGCGAGCAGCGGTTCTCGAACGCGTACACCTCGCCGTCGCTGTCGCGCGCCACCACCACCGGCATGCGGCCGAGGAACGTCGTGCGGTAGCCGCCGGGTTGTGGCAACTCGGCTTCGAGACACAGGTAGTTCCAGGTCGCGCCTTCGAAGATGCGCTGTTGCTCGGCGTCGAGCACGGCCGGTTCCTGGTACAGGTGGTATGGCACGCGGGTGAGGTTCCCAGGTGGCCAGAAGGTGAGGGGTGCGTTATTCGCAGGGGCGGTGACGCTCATGATGCAGTGGGGTTCTTGCCTTGGAAGAATTCGGATAACGAACTTTTGACCGTTTGGTGAACCGCGACTGTATTTTTTGAGTTGATGAAGGTCAACAAAATCCGGCAAAATGTTCGAATACCGAACTTATTCAACTTCGAGTGGGGCCGCAAATGGACGATGAAGCGCGTGCAGTTGACAAGGAATACGTCATGGGTCTGGAGAAGGGCCTACTCCTGATCGAGGCCTTCGGCGTCAGCAATTCGCCTCTGACGCTGACTGAAGCGGCCGATATCACAGGCCACAGCAAGGCCTCGACTCGCCGCGCCCTGCTTACCCTCGTCAAGCTAGGCTACGCGCGAGCATCGGGGCGGCATTTTTTTCTCGAGCCGCGCACCTTGCGGCTGGTGCACGCCTACGTGAACTCTACGCCCCTGACCAAGGTGGCGCAGCCCATCCTGGAGATCACGAGTGAGCGCACGCGCGAGTCCGCGTCGCTGGCGGTGCTGGACTCGCAGTTTGTCGTTTTCGTTGCACGTTCAACTCAGCGGCGCAGCTTGTCTTTCGGTCTCGGTATCGGCGCGCGATTGCCCGCCTATTGTTCTGCAACCGGGCGAGTGCTTCTCGCGGGTATGTCAGACGAGGAGGTTGAATTCCGCCTTGAGCGAATGAGTCGCCAGGCGATTACGCCGAAAACAAAGACTGACGTGGCGGCACTGATGAAGGAGGTGCAGGCTGCGCGCGAGTGCGGTTATTCGATGAGTGACGAAGAGCTGGAAATTGGCTTGCGTTCCATTGCCGTGCCGGTGCGCAATGGAAAGGGTGAGTTGCTGGGGGCTATGAGTCTTTCCGTGGCCACTTCGCGCATGTCACGCGACGATGTCGTGAACAAGTTGATGCCAGAACTTGAAGTGGCACGAAGGACGTTTGCACTGCAGTTGTAGAGCCGCCTGTTGGCTTCCGTTGAAAACTGACGCCCTGTAGAGCGGCAGAGATCAGTCGAACTCAACACGACGTATCCAGATCGTCCAAATGGAATGATCAACTTGCGCAGAAAGGGGCTCTGACCGACCTTGCGGCACGTGAATGGTGAAGTCTTCAAGGCGGCGGCGCCGGCGCGGATCCGCGACCGAGGTGCGTGCGCACGCGCTCGATCGTGGGCCGCTCGCGTTGGGCGAGCACGCCGTCGGCCACGGCCCAAACGTCATCGACTTGGACGCCCCGGGAGGCTCTCGTACTTTTCGTTGGCATCGCCCTGCTCCGTGCTGTAAATTACTCACGATAAGATATATTTATCGACACCTATCTCCCTGACAGCTCACAAGGAGCGGGCGGATTTTTGTCGCTTCACAACACTCACCGGGCGCCTGCTCACGCTACAGAAAACGTTTGCGCCCCGGTCGCAGAAACTGATCGATGTGACTTCGCACGCAATTTCTCTGCGGGACTTTTGCGGGACTGGGCTCTGAAATACATGTCTAAACAGGGTAGTTTTGGTACAATGAGCGGTCACAGAGTCTATATAAATCAACATCTTACAGATGATCTGGTAGCTACGAACCAAGGGGTCGTGGGTTCAATTCCTGCCAGCCGCACCAAACAAAAAACCCGCAGCCACAAGCTGCGGGTTTTTTCATTTCTGCCGCTGAAAACGCAAGCCGGCGGCGAAGGGTCACCATGAGCAAGGCATTCACCAAGGAGTCCGACCAGGACGAGGATGACGATCTTTCGCCAGTGGCACCGGTGCCCGGCGGCAAGAACTACATCACCCGCGCCGGATACGACCGCCTGCGCGCCGAGCTGTTCACGCTGATCGACGACGAGCGCCCCAAGATCGTCGAGATCGTCCACTGGGCCGCCAGCAACGGCGACCGATCGGAAAACGGTGACTACCTTTACGGCAAGAAGCGCCTGCGCGAGATCGACCGGCGCATCCGGTTTCTCACGCGCCGGCTGGAGATTGCCGAGGTGGTCGATGCGTCGCAGCACTTCGGAGGCGACCAGGTTTTCTTTGGGGTCACCGTGACCTACGCCGACGACGCAGGCACTGAAACCACCGTCACCATCCTGGGCGTCGACGAGGCGGACAGCGCGCAAGCTCAGATCAGCTGGGTGTCCCCCGTGGCGCGTGCGCTGCTCAAGGCGAAGGTGGGTGACGTGGTTCGCCTGATCGTGCCCGGTGGGGCGCAAGAACTCGAAGTCCTGGCGGTGAGCTACCCTGCGCCGTCCGGCGGCACCTGATCAGGCCTTGACGGGCTTGAAGCGCTGCGCCTTGATCACCGAGGTCGTGCGTTTGAGGCTGCGCAGCACATCGGCCAGGTGCTGGCGGTCGCGCACCGAGACTGAGAAGCGGATGTCGGTCGCGGTCTGGGCGGGCTCGTCGCCCATGTCCACGTGGGTGATGTCGGCCTCGGCCGACGCGATGCTGGACGCCACGCGCGCCAGAACGCCTTTGCCGTTGGTGACGGTGACGATCACCGTTGTTTCAAACGAGCGCACGGGCTCGTCGGCCCATTCCACTTCCAGGAAGCGCTCGCTGTCGCGCAGCAGCAGGCGTTTGCCGGTCGGACATTCCTCTGCGTGGACCACCAGACCCTCTCCGCGGCCCAGGTAGCCCACGATGCGGTCGCCCGGGATGGGCTTGCAGCACGGGGCGTACTGCACAGACAGACCTTCGCTGCCGTCGAGCGTGACCACGCCCTGCGAGGCCGATTCGTCGCGACCGCTGGCGTAGCGCTCGGTGCTGATCAGCAATGCATCGGGTTTGAGCCCCATTTCGGACAGGAGCACGGCGAGCTTCTTGCCCACCATGCTGGCGATACGCTTGCCCATGCCGATGTCGGAGAGCAGCTCGTCTCGCGTTTTGTTGCCGGTGAACCGGAGCAATTTTTCCCAGGTGCTCTGGTACTCGCCGTTTTCGGCGGGCAGGGCTGCAATGCCTTCAGATCTCAGCGCCTGGCTCAGCATGCGCTCGCCCAGTTCGTGCGACTTCTCCTGCGCCACTGTCTTGAGGTGGTGGCGGATCTTGGAGCGGGCGCGGCCGGTCTTGACGAACGAAAGCCAGGTTGGATTGGGTTCGGCATTCTCGGCGGTGATGATCTCCACCACGTCGCCGTTGGCCAGTTCGGTGCGCAGCGGGCGCTGCTCGCCATTGATGCGGGCCGACACGGTTCGGTTGCCCACGTCGCTGTGGATGGCGTAGGCAAAGTCCATCACCGTGGCGCCGCGTGGCAGCGCCATGATCTTGCTCTTGGGCGTGAACACGTAGACCGCGTCGGGGAAGAGATCGATCTTGATGTGGTCCCAGAACTCACCCGCATCGTGGGTTTCCTGCTGGATGTCCAGCAGTGACTGCAACCACTGCGTGCCCAGACGCTGCGACATGTCGCTGCCGGGCTCGCTGGCTTTGTACAGCCAGTGCGCGGCGACGCCGGATTCGGCCACCACATCCATGGCGTGCGTGCGCAGCTGAAATTCGATGTTGGTGCCGAACGGGCCGATCAAGGTGGTGTGCAACGACTGGTAGCCATTGACCTTGGGAATTGCAACATAGTCGCGGAATTTGCCCGGCAGCGGTTTGTAGAGCTGGTGCAGCACGCCGAGCCCGGTGTAGCAATCGGTCAGCTCGGGTACCACGATGCGAAAGCCATAGACATCGGTC includes:
- a CDS encoding 2Fe-2S iron-sulfur cluster-binding protein, whose translation is MMTAVGHGIPGIVAECGGSAMCATCHVYVDPASIGFLPPISDVEDEMLASAAGERREHSRLGCQLALAPGVDQLIMHIPERQV
- a CDS encoding IclR family transcriptional regulator domain-containing protein, coding for MDDEARAVDKEYVMGLEKGLLLIEAFGVSNSPLTLTEAADITGHSKASTRRALLTLVKLGYARASGRHFFLEPRTLRLVHAYVNSTPLTKVAQPILEITSERTRESASLAVLDSQFVVFVARSTQRRSLSFGLGIGARLPAYCSATGRVLLAGMSDEEVEFRLERMSRQAITPKTKTDVAALMKEVQAARECGYSMSDEELEIGLRSIAVPVRNGKGELLGAMSLSVATSRMSRDDVVNKLMPELEVARRTFALQL
- a CDS encoding DNA-binding protein; amino-acid sequence: MPTKSTRASRGVQVDDVWAVADGVLAQRERPTIERVRTHLGRGSAPAPPP
- a CDS encoding aromatic ring-hydroxylating oxygenase subunit alpha is translated as MSVTAPANNAPLTFWPPGNLTRVPYHLYQEPAVLDAEQQRIFEGATWNYLCLEAELPQPGGYRTTFLGRMPVVVARDSDGEVYAFENRCSHRGALIVLDDGGTARDFQCVYHAWRYDRQGNLKGIAFQNGVNGEGGMDPAFCMKSHGPRKLRTSVFCGLVFGSLSDDVPDLEDYLGPEIARGISRVLHKPVQILGRFKQTLPNNWKLYVENVRDTYHASLLHVFFTTFRLNRLSQKGGVVVSECGGNHISFSAIDPIAENGEDYKTEELRSEKDDFKLEDATLLKGIDEFGDGVTLQILSVFPGFVLAQIQNTIAVRQVLPEGLETTALNWVYLGFQDDTPELRTMRHKQSNLIGPAGFVSMEDGAVGGFVQRGIASAGAQEAIVEMGGDSVRSQSSRTTEASVRGFWKAYRFHMGADS
- a CDS encoding aromatic-ring-hydroxylating dioxygenase subunit beta; protein product: MSVAIDTTGALALNAHCARCIDNDELEAWTQLFTEHCLYRVTTADNHAQGMEASLIYADSRAMLNDRVLSLRTANVYEKQRYRHLVGLPSLLEDTPRGRRSETPFVVVRIMRGGETSLFATGRYLDELVIDGGDTLRLASRVVVCDSHNIDTLLAIPL
- a CDS encoding RelA/SpoT family protein → MITMADSGSSFSADDQAHPAASAAAASFAGLLAKLDYLSPGDIESIRQAYRFADEAHLGQLRKNGDPYITHPIAVAAQCAEWKLDAQALMSALMHDAIEDCGVTKEELVERFGAPVAELVDGLTKLEKLEFDTREQNQAESFRKMLLAMAKDVRVILIKLADRTHNMRTMGDMPRSKWQRISSETLEIYAPIAHRLGLNFTYRELQDLAFRFLHPWRYEVLSKALNKSRNRRRDLISRVQKEVESVFARQGMSVRIMGREKTLYSVYRKMDNKHLSFSQVTDVYGFRIVVPELTDCYTGLGVLHQLYKPLPGKFRDYVAIPKVNGYQSLHTTLIGPFGTNIEFQLRTHAMDVVAESGVAAHWLYKASEPGSDMSQRLGTQWLQSLLDIQQETHDAGEFWDHIKIDLFPDAVYVFTPKSKIMALPRGATVMDFAYAIHSDVGNRTVSARINGEQRPLRTELANGDVVEIITAENAEPNPTWLSFVKTGRARSKIRHHLKTVAQEKSHELGERMLSQALRSEGIAALPAENGEYQSTWEKLLRFTGNKTRDELLSDIGMGKRIASMVGKKLAVLLSEMGLKPDALLISTERYASGRDESASQGVVTLDGSEGLSVQYAPCCKPIPGDRIVGYLGRGEGLVVHAEECPTGKRLLLRDSERFLEVEWADEPVRSFETTVIVTVTNGKGVLARVASSIASAEADITHVDMGDEPAQTATDIRFSVSVRDRQHLADVLRSLKRTTSVIKAQRFKPVKA
- the greB gene encoding transcription elongation factor GreB, producing the protein MSKAFTKESDQDEDDDLSPVAPVPGGKNYITRAGYDRLRAELFTLIDDERPKIVEIVHWAASNGDRSENGDYLYGKKRLREIDRRIRFLTRRLEIAEVVDASQHFGGDQVFFGVTVTYADDAGTETTVTILGVDEADSAQAQISWVSPVARALLKAKVGDVVRLIVPGGAQELEVLAVSYPAPSGGT
- a CDS encoding SDR family NAD(P)-dependent oxidoreductase, translating into MTAASRVIAVTGGASGIGFAFSEALARAGHQVVIADLRGAVEAAERLSAQGLKAIGTQTDVVKPADVAGMVEQAVKAFGRLDVLVNNAGLFTTLTLKPFDQISDAEWMRVMEVNTLGPFVCAKAVVPEMRKNGFGRIVNIASTTPIKGTPNMLHYVASKGAVIAFTRSLARELGKDDITVNAIAPGFTLSDGVLDNDLHSKMGDVVRKTSRSLQRDQVPEDLVGALLFLASDGAGFITGQTIAVDGGSVFI
- a CDS encoding NAD(P)/FAD-dependent oxidoreductase; this encodes MAHGTVIVGTGQGGFQLAASLRDSGYADPITLVGDEPGLPYQRPPLSKAFLQGKVDDTGLLLRPPPFYQRIDARVLGGTRVARIDRAARGVHLSSGQTLPYDHLVLATGATARTLCVPGAGLSGVHVLRGLEDARRIREQLARARSVAVVGAGFIGLELAAVARGQGLPMQVIEATARPLLRALSEPMARHLQAFHEAQGTQFHLNTQLDAIEGEDGRATGLRLHGGGRIVADLIVIAVGVTPNDQLARDAGLAVGNGIEVDELLLTSDAAISALGDCANFPFAADGGSRVRIESVQNAVDQARCIAARLCGQPLPYAKVPWFWSEQGPCRLQMAGLAAPGDRSDIEGDPASGRFSVLRYRGDQLSAVESLNDPAAHMRARTALAPVLAPT
- a CDS encoding cytochrome P450, encoding MTHPNPYDNVPTSDFDPYATEVLANPYPHYEQLRELGPWAWLERYGVLAVARHDEVQRILSQPDIFCSSAGVGLTNFHTETPWRKPSIILEADPPHHSRTRKVVARVLSPASIGRLRATFEDVAARMVDELVERGSFDAAKELCEAFPIKAFGDAVGLPAEGREHLLPYGDMVFNGFGPINERFQDRMNSSGEAVNWIAKVCQRDALTPDGLGAQLFAAADAGEIGHDEAGMLVRTLLSAGLDTTVFTLCNAFTSFARNPGQWALLRDDPSLARQALEEVLRYDSTFHSFYRTSTQDVELGGITVKQGQKIVVFIASANRDPRRWPEADRFDITRRATGHMAFGTGIHGCAGQMMARLEGEIVLTALARRVASIRLDGEPVQHFNNTVRGLKSMPVTVEPLLAAVH
- a CDS encoding 2Fe-2S iron-sulfur cluster-binding protein; this encodes MSTPHLIRIAGMATAIPCAAGQTVLDAVRQAGYEMPFSCNSGVCASCKGRVVSGRVNPGAAGEHTLTADEIAHGQVLFCQARPLTDIEIEPRQIEKTDPNARRQLAARVMRIDFLASDVARLKLRFPAGEKVKFKAGQYLQVLLPDGQRRSFSMANPPHQNDGAELHIRMLEGGAFSHWLAHDLKVGDHLRVELPHGDFHLREGSTAPIVMLASGTGFAPIKSMVEDGLRRGQAREIALYWGARTEKDLYLLDLARGWGEQAGLRFVPVISEPEAGWSGRTGFVHQAVLQDHDSLAGHQVYACGAPAMVSAARSDFVETRGLPPDAFFCDAFVVAQPRTSALTD